A single region of the Halorubrum depositum genome encodes:
- a CDS encoding mechanosensitive ion channel family protein, whose translation MGDAGLAMAQSAGAASVSGTALDPALGRVLGPAVGQVLDPVTNAVSRLGSLPGSRLLVVILSVALGALLSKFLVRLIGRPVARRVSRQSVAQTIVRGVRVGTVVIALLFGLRAAGFQFTDLLVGTAVFSAVIGIILAPLVGNFINGVFILADQPFEIGDMIELENGTTGFVEDITIRYTKIFTLDNTFLVVPNGTMRERDVTNFSAEDERTRRTIDVLVTYESDISEGRRLIERAARDCDAVINGGPDIRVGVARYTASPDCRLHEFGDDGILLRLRYWVKKPYKLAKVQSDVNTRIRERLTDADVEMAYPHRHLVFDDTSGVARVGSPEDGRPPGERAGDKPDDDGARDGRTADGDSPAGGSRGDDSPADDPEGDRAGGTGLVGDAPENDRATGGDGV comes from the coding sequence GTGGGCGACGCCGGATTGGCTATGGCACAGTCCGCGGGCGCGGCATCGGTCTCGGGGACCGCCCTCGATCCGGCGCTTGGACGGGTCCTCGGCCCCGCGGTGGGACAGGTCCTCGATCCGGTGACGAACGCCGTCTCGCGGCTGGGGTCGCTTCCCGGCTCGCGACTGTTGGTAGTGATTCTGTCGGTCGCGCTGGGGGCGCTCCTCTCGAAGTTCCTCGTTCGGCTCATCGGCCGTCCGGTGGCTCGGCGGGTGTCGAGACAGAGCGTCGCACAGACGATCGTCCGGGGGGTCCGAGTCGGGACGGTCGTCATCGCGCTGCTGTTCGGGCTCAGGGCCGCCGGATTCCAGTTCACCGATCTGCTCGTCGGGACGGCGGTGTTCTCGGCCGTGATCGGCATCATTCTCGCCCCGCTCGTCGGGAACTTCATCAACGGCGTGTTCATCCTCGCGGACCAGCCGTTCGAGATCGGCGACATGATCGAGTTGGAGAACGGGACGACGGGGTTCGTCGAGGACATCACGATCCGGTACACGAAGATATTCACGCTCGATAACACTTTCCTCGTCGTTCCCAACGGGACGATGCGCGAGCGCGACGTGACCAACTTCTCGGCCGAGGACGAGCGAACGCGGCGGACTATCGACGTGCTCGTCACCTACGAGAGCGACATCTCCGAGGGTCGCCGGCTGATCGAGCGGGCGGCCCGCGACTGCGACGCGGTGATCAACGGCGGTCCCGACATTCGGGTCGGCGTCGCGCGCTACACCGCCAGCCCCGACTGTCGCCTCCACGAGTTCGGCGACGACGGCATCCTGCTCCGGCTCCGGTACTGGGTGAAGAAGCCGTACAAGCTCGCGAAGGTACAGTCGGACGTGAACACGCGCATCCGCGAGCGTCTCACCGACGCCGACGTCGAGATGGCGTACCCCCACCGCCACCTCGTCTTCGACGACACCTCCGGCGTCGCGCGGGTTGGAAGTCCGGAGGACGGACGCCCGCCGGGCGAGCGGGCGGGCGACAAGCCGGACGACGACGGCGCGCGGGACGGTCGGACGGCCGACGGCGACTCCCCGGCCGGTGGCTCCCGGGGCGACGATTCTCCGGCCGACGATCCCGAAGGCGATCGGGCGGGCGGTACGGGCCTCGTCGGCGACGCTCCGGAGAACGACCGCGCGACTGGGGGAGACGGGGTCTGA
- a CDS encoding proteasome assembly chaperone family protein has protein sequence MSETPPANPSFSVAHDSTPSDVLVAGFSSYGLAGLTAVDYLVDDLDLEETGHVRIEGLPSITPFAKGRPRHPIRLYSADDVDVTVLVAEQFVPPALGKLLSSAILDWTEGAGVSEIAVLAGVPIPHGPDAHRTFYVATDDYREARLADETVPPMEAGFLDGTNASLLERGMDSPLGVGVFITPVHAQAPDVEAAVRLVDTVDDTYDLGVDSEPLASFAEEIRRHYEGLAERMEEREPEGGYDRMYM, from the coding sequence ATGTCCGAGACCCCGCCCGCCAACCCGTCTTTCAGTGTCGCGCACGACTCCACGCCGAGCGACGTTCTCGTCGCCGGCTTCTCGTCGTACGGCCTCGCCGGACTGACCGCCGTGGACTACTTGGTCGACGACCTCGACCTCGAGGAGACCGGACACGTCCGGATCGAGGGGCTACCGTCGATCACCCCGTTCGCGAAGGGGCGGCCGCGCCACCCGATCCGGCTGTACTCGGCGGACGACGTCGACGTCACCGTGCTCGTGGCCGAGCAGTTCGTTCCGCCCGCGCTCGGGAAGCTGCTCTCGTCGGCGATCCTCGACTGGACGGAGGGCGCCGGCGTCTCGGAGATTGCGGTGTTGGCCGGCGTTCCGATCCCGCACGGCCCGGACGCCCACCGGACCTTCTACGTCGCGACGGACGACTACCGCGAGGCGCGGCTCGCGGACGAGACGGTCCCGCCGATGGAGGCGGGCTTTCTGGACGGGACGAACGCCTCGCTGCTCGAACGGGGGATGGACTCGCCGCTCGGCGTCGGCGTGTTCATCACGCCGGTCCACGCGCAGGCGCCGGACGTGGAGGCCGCGGTGCGGCTCGTGGACACGGTCGACGACACCTACGACCTCGGCGTCGATTCCGAGCCGCTGGCGTCGTTCGCAGAGGAGATCCGCAGACACTACGAGGGGCTCGCCGAACGGATGGAAGAGCGCGAGCCGGAGGGAGGGTACGACCGGATGTACATGTGA
- the trmB gene encoding HTH-type sugar sensing transcriptional regulator TrmB — MTDDLRDTLDHVGDRFNLGEYEIDAYLAVLEHGELTASDIADRTDIPQPRVYDTVRSLSDRGLVELRESRPMKIVAVDPDDAFGDLRSSFAEMVDELEARYTAPTRETEAVSLVKSRSTILRYLEEVIAGAEYELALSLTPGLLRRFRDDLAAKVAAGVSVELLVTPASKAPDPDEFDYLEVATIARARRGITTPILAVADGEYSVYATQDALRDDRERYGVIFNRSALGFLVSGFFGTVLWTTAETLATDGGARPFPRRYASIRRAVKDVKEFGDEEFYATVEGRDIETGESVTVRGRVVDLAFEESEEVASLVVETTTGRVEIGGRVAALEDVEGQEIVIGRDEPPAL; from the coding sequence ATGACCGACGACCTCCGCGACACGCTCGACCACGTCGGGGACAGATTCAACCTCGGCGAGTACGAAATCGACGCCTACCTCGCGGTGTTGGAACACGGCGAACTGACCGCGAGCGACATCGCCGATCGAACCGACATCCCGCAGCCGCGCGTGTACGACACGGTCCGGAGCCTCTCGGACCGCGGGCTGGTGGAACTGCGCGAATCGCGGCCGATGAAGATCGTCGCCGTCGACCCGGACGACGCGTTCGGCGACCTCCGGTCGTCGTTCGCCGAGATGGTCGACGAGCTCGAGGCGCGGTACACCGCGCCGACCCGCGAGACCGAGGCCGTCTCGCTCGTGAAGTCGCGATCGACGATCCTCCGGTACCTGGAGGAGGTCATCGCGGGCGCGGAGTACGAGCTCGCGCTCTCGCTCACCCCCGGCCTGCTGCGTCGCTTCCGCGACGACCTCGCGGCGAAGGTGGCCGCCGGCGTCAGCGTCGAGCTCCTCGTCACGCCCGCGTCGAAGGCGCCGGACCCGGACGAGTTCGACTACCTCGAGGTCGCCACGATCGCCCGGGCACGACGCGGGATCACCACGCCGATCCTCGCGGTCGCCGACGGGGAGTACTCCGTCTACGCCACGCAGGATGCGCTCCGCGACGACCGCGAGCGCTACGGCGTCATCTTCAACCGTTCCGCGCTCGGCTTCCTCGTCTCGGGTTTCTTCGGCACCGTGCTGTGGACGACGGCCGAGACGCTCGCGACCGACGGGGGCGCGCGCCCGTTCCCGCGCCGCTACGCGTCGATCCGCCGGGCTGTCAAGGACGTCAAGGAGTTCGGCGACGAGGAGTTCTACGCCACCGTCGAGGGGCGCGACATCGAGACGGGCGAGTCCGTCACCGTCCGCGGCCGCGTCGTCGACCTCGCGTTCGAGGAGTCCGAGGAGGTCGCCTCGCTGGTGGTCGAAACGACCACCGGGCGCGTCGAGATCGGCGGCCGCGTCGCCGCGCTTGAAGACGTCGAGGGGCAGGAGATCGTCATCGGCCGCGACGAGCCGCCGGCGCTGTAG
- a CDS encoding aldo/keto reductase, producing the protein MEYTTLGDTGTTVSELALGCMSFGSEHEWMLDEDEGRELVERAIELGITFFDTANVYSNGESEAILGDVLAEYDRDRFTVATKVYGEMDESNPNSSGLSRKAIEQELQHSLDRLGMDTIDLYQIHRWDYDTPIEETLATLDDAVRRGDVRYVGASSMWAHQFAEALHASDREGYERFVTMQNLYNLAYREEEREMVPLCERENVGMIPWSPVGAGYLARPYERDDATTRGEHETALGRPYREGGGEEINRRVQQLADEKGVKMAQIALRWVAGKDVVDAPIVGTSSVEHLEDAVEALDVDLSESDVEWLEEPYEPVRISGHE; encoded by the coding sequence ATGGAGTACACGACGCTCGGCGACACCGGAACGACCGTGAGCGAGCTCGCGCTCGGCTGCATGAGCTTCGGGAGCGAGCACGAGTGGATGCTCGACGAGGATGAGGGACGCGAGCTCGTCGAGCGCGCGATCGAGCTCGGGATCACGTTCTTCGACACCGCGAACGTCTACTCGAACGGCGAGAGCGAGGCGATCCTCGGCGACGTGCTCGCCGAGTACGACCGCGACCGGTTCACCGTCGCCACCAAGGTGTACGGCGAGATGGACGAGTCGAACCCGAACTCGAGCGGGCTCTCGCGGAAGGCGATCGAACAGGAGCTCCAACACAGTCTCGACCGGCTCGGCATGGACACGATCGACCTCTACCAGATCCACCGCTGGGACTACGACACGCCGATCGAGGAGACGCTGGCGACGCTCGACGACGCCGTCCGCCGCGGCGACGTGCGATACGTCGGCGCCTCCTCGATGTGGGCCCACCAGTTCGCCGAGGCGCTCCACGCGAGCGACCGCGAGGGGTACGAGCGGTTCGTCACCATGCAGAACCTCTACAACCTCGCGTACCGCGAGGAGGAGCGCGAGATGGTCCCGCTGTGCGAGAGAGAGAACGTCGGTATGATCCCGTGGAGCCCGGTCGGCGCCGGCTACCTCGCGCGCCCGTACGAGCGCGACGACGCCACGACTCGCGGGGAACACGAGACCGCGCTCGGGCGCCCGTACCGCGAGGGCGGCGGCGAGGAGATCAATCGCCGCGTTCAACAGCTAGCCGACGAGAAGGGCGTGAAGATGGCCCAGATCGCGCTCCGCTGGGTGGCCGGGAAGGACGTCGTCGACGCCCCCATCGTCGGGACGTCAAGCGTCGAACACCTGGAGGACGCGGTCGAGGCCCTCGACGTCGACCTCTCGGAGTCGGACGTCGAGTGGCTGGAGGAACCGTACGAGCCCGTCCGTATCTCCGGGCACGAGTAG
- a CDS encoding DEAD/DEAH box helicase family protein — MTDDAGDAAGNDSGASDDPADDGPPDEDLSLDRFHEALEAEERPIATASEVARRLGTTQSAARDALAALVDRGDVDRLDVESDPVVFYPTDWGRLASRERVVAFPNRREIVVDRPTQYTRARLSQFAHLVDTTGTEPGTRGYLYRIRQEDVWAAPFDDADALIASLRSVLPRRFDHLEEWIRDQWRRAHRFRLYTHEDDYVVLAAASESLMGNVADQHLDDDHLRAPISETEAWVNEGAVAEIKRALYDAGYPVEDDRDLDVGDPVDVELTTDLRPYQETWVETFLERRSGVYVGPPGSGKTVAAIATVAAVGGETLILVPSRELAGQWREELLEHSTVDPNDIGLYHGGRKEIRPITIATYQIAGMDRHRSLFDSRKWGLICFDECHHVTAPVYSRTAELQSKHRLGLSATPVRETGSEEEIYTLIGQPIGADWDELFEAGFVQEPEVEIRYVPWRDEMAQNEYASADGRERRRLAAENPAKIEEIRYLLAAHRDKKALVFIEFLDQGEAIADALDVPFISGETPHRERTELFRRFREEGGGDRKQAGSDGEDIDTLVVSRVGDEGIDLPNAEVAIVASGLGGSRRQGSQRAGRTMRPAGSALVYVLATRGSSEEEFAQRQMRHLARKGVRVRETNVAE, encoded by the coding sequence ATGACCGACGACGCCGGCGACGCCGCCGGAAACGACTCCGGGGCTAGCGACGATCCGGCCGACGACGGCCCGCCGGACGAAGACCTCTCGCTCGACCGCTTCCACGAGGCGCTCGAAGCCGAGGAGCGCCCGATCGCGACCGCCAGCGAGGTCGCCCGCCGGCTCGGCACGACGCAGTCGGCCGCCCGCGACGCGCTGGCGGCGCTCGTCGACCGCGGCGACGTAGATCGGCTCGACGTCGAGAGCGACCCGGTCGTCTTCTACCCGACCGACTGGGGACGGCTGGCGAGCCGCGAGCGCGTCGTCGCGTTCCCGAACCGCCGCGAGATCGTCGTCGACCGCCCGACGCAGTACACCCGCGCGCGGCTCTCGCAGTTCGCGCACCTCGTCGACACCACCGGCACGGAGCCCGGCACCCGCGGGTACCTCTACCGGATCCGCCAGGAGGACGTGTGGGCCGCGCCGTTTGACGACGCCGACGCGCTTATCGCGAGCCTCCGGTCGGTGCTCCCGCGCCGGTTCGACCACCTCGAGGAGTGGATCCGCGACCAGTGGCGCCGCGCGCACCGCTTCCGCTTGTACACTCACGAGGACGACTACGTCGTCTTGGCGGCCGCCTCCGAGAGCCTGATGGGCAACGTCGCGGACCAGCACCTCGACGACGACCACCTCCGGGCGCCCATCTCCGAGACTGAGGCGTGGGTGAACGAGGGCGCCGTCGCCGAGATCAAACGCGCCCTCTACGACGCGGGCTACCCGGTCGAGGACGACCGCGACCTCGACGTGGGCGACCCGGTCGACGTCGAGCTCACCACCGACCTCCGCCCGTATCAGGAGACGTGGGTGGAGACGTTCCTCGAACGCCGCTCCGGCGTCTACGTCGGCCCGCCGGGCTCCGGGAAGACCGTCGCCGCCATCGCGACCGTCGCCGCCGTCGGCGGCGAGACCCTCATCCTGGTCCCCTCGCGCGAGCTCGCCGGCCAGTGGCGCGAGGAGCTGCTCGAACACTCAACGGTCGATCCGAACGACATCGGGCTGTACCACGGCGGGCGAAAGGAGATCCGACCGATCACGATCGCGACCTACCAGATCGCCGGAATGGACCGGCACCGGAGCCTGTTCGACTCCCGGAAGTGGGGGCTGATCTGCTTCGACGAGTGTCACCACGTTACCGCCCCGGTGTATAGCCGCACGGCAGAGCTTCAGAGCAAACACCGACTCGGCCTCTCCGCCACGCCGGTCCGCGAGACCGGCAGCGAGGAGGAGATCTACACGCTGATCGGCCAACCCATCGGCGCCGACTGGGACGAGCTGTTCGAGGCCGGGTTCGTCCAAGAGCCGGAAGTCGAGATCCGGTACGTCCCGTGGCGCGACGAGATGGCGCAGAACGAATACGCGAGCGCCGACGGCCGCGAACGACGGCGGCTCGCCGCCGAGAACCCCGCGAAGATCGAGGAGATCCGGTACCTGCTCGCGGCCCACCGCGACAAGAAGGCGCTCGTCTTCATCGAGTTCCTCGATCAGGGCGAGGCGATCGCCGATGCGCTCGACGTCCCGTTCATCAGCGGCGAGACCCCGCACCGCGAGCGCACGGAGCTGTTCCGGCGGTTCCGCGAGGAGGGGGGCGGAGACCGGAAACAAGCCGGTTCGGACGGCGAGGACATCGACACCCTCGTCGTGTCCCGCGTCGGCGACGAGGGGATCGACCTCCCGAACGCCGAGGTCGCCATCGTCGCCAGCGGGCTCGGCGGCTCTCGCCGGCAGGGCTCCCAGCGCGCCGGTCGGACGATGCGTCCCGCCGGCTCCGCGCTCGTCTACGTGCTCGCCACGCGCGGGTCCAGCGAGGAGGAGTTCGCGCAGCGCCAGATGCGACACCTCGCGCGCAAGGGCGTGCGGGTGCGCGAGACGAACGTCGCGGAGTAG
- a CDS encoding sugar phosphate isomerase/epimerase family protein, translating into MVDIAVQLYTLRSLDAPLPDLLDRVGEVGYDGVEFAYRVRESPTEEVLAALDRNGLDAASAHVPIEALEATPAEALEDEFDETVDRYDRLGVDTLVVPWFDPEQFESAAAVDAVATRLDDLAAALGAEGVRLAYHNHDQEFATVDGAPAFERLIDRTDDRVGFEVDAGWALAGGADPAALINRHADRITRVHAADVDVDRGESVALGEGDVDLDAVVASARRADAEWLVYEHDEPADPIASIERGARVLRDALE; encoded by the coding sequence ATGGTCGACATCGCGGTCCAGCTGTACACGCTGCGCTCGCTCGACGCGCCGCTCCCGGACCTGCTCGACCGCGTGGGCGAGGTCGGCTACGACGGGGTGGAGTTCGCCTACCGGGTGCGCGAGTCGCCGACCGAGGAGGTGCTCGCGGCGCTCGACCGGAACGGTCTGGACGCGGCGTCCGCGCACGTCCCGATCGAGGCGCTGGAAGCCACTCCGGCCGAGGCGTTGGAAGACGAGTTCGACGAGACCGTCGACCGCTACGACCGACTCGGCGTCGACACGCTCGTCGTCCCGTGGTTCGACCCGGAGCAGTTCGAGAGCGCGGCCGCGGTCGACGCGGTCGCGACGCGGCTCGACGACCTCGCGGCGGCCCTCGGCGCCGAGGGCGTCCGGCTCGCGTACCACAACCACGACCAGGAGTTCGCGACCGTCGACGGAGCGCCCGCGTTTGAGCGGCTGATCGATCGGACCGACGATCGGGTCGGCTTCGAGGTCGACGCCGGCTGGGCGCTGGCCGGCGGCGCGGACCCCGCCGCGTTGATCAACCGCCACGCCGACCGGATCACGCGCGTCCACGCCGCGGACGTCGACGTCGATCGCGGCGAATCGGTCGCGCTCGGCGAGGGCGACGTGGACCTCGACGCGGTCGTCGCGAGCGCTCGGCGAGCGGACGCGGAGTGGCTCGTCTACGAGCACGACGAGCCCGCGGACCCGATCGCGTCGATTGAACGAGGTGCGAGGGTGCTCCGCGACGCGCTGGAGTGA
- a CDS encoding thiamine pyrophosphate-binding protein: MDTPDSPGGTDPGAADAPIVAEAVVDQMLDRGVDVAFGIPGKQTLPLNRALADRDARFVVARHETAVTHQAWGYAETSEPGAMAASVVVPGPGDMNAMNGLKNALNDCVPLLHLAVETEREVRGGDGIHETPPETYDTVVKENVLVDSPAGAVPAVADAIRVAREHPQGPVRVGIPKDVLASRTPQPAIGDQSPSAPPAPPAEAVDRAAELLAAADAPVVLAGGGVRRAGASDALRSVAESLDAPVVTTYKGKGTLPEDHPLSAGVLCGGSSAALRDLLADGDVGLVVGSDLDAVATASWSVRMPDRLVHVTLDGNDVGFGYETDLGVVADADAFLRALGDRFAGDEGADPSTPAAEDGAERARAVRSADEERFAALDDDRAPDGPLRSVEVLREVREALPEETVVTADAGGFRLWTLVSFPAAGPRSYVNPGSWATMGTGLPSAIGAKLANPDRDVVALTGDGGLMMCVHELHTLAAEDVDVTVVALNNDDYAIISEEASRSYGFPEGAYGWEDAGLDLVSVASGMGVPAERVTDRDAVGDAVDAARRRDGPALVEVVTDPAEPQASEWMTRDL; encoded by the coding sequence ATGGACACTCCCGACTCCCCGGGCGGTACGGATCCGGGCGCCGCCGACGCCCCGATCGTCGCCGAAGCGGTCGTCGACCAGATGCTCGACCGCGGGGTCGACGTCGCCTTCGGGATCCCCGGGAAGCAGACGCTCCCGCTCAACCGGGCGCTCGCCGACCGCGACGCGCGGTTCGTCGTCGCGCGCCACGAGACGGCCGTCACCCACCAGGCATGGGGGTACGCCGAGACGAGCGAGCCGGGCGCGATGGCGGCGTCGGTCGTCGTCCCCGGCCCGGGCGACATGAACGCGATGAACGGGCTGAAGAACGCCCTGAACGACTGCGTCCCCCTCCTCCACCTCGCCGTCGAGACCGAGCGCGAGGTGCGCGGCGGTGACGGGATCCACGAGACGCCGCCCGAGACGTACGACACGGTGGTCAAGGAGAACGTCCTCGTCGACTCCCCCGCGGGCGCGGTCCCCGCCGTTGCCGACGCGATCCGCGTCGCCCGCGAGCACCCGCAGGGGCCCGTCCGCGTGGGAATCCCGAAGGACGTCCTCGCGAGCCGGACGCCCCAGCCCGCGATCGGGGACCAGTCACCGAGCGCGCCGCCGGCCCCGCCCGCCGAGGCCGTCGACCGCGCCGCGGAACTGCTCGCGGCGGCCGACGCGCCCGTGGTCCTCGCGGGCGGCGGCGTGCGGCGCGCCGGCGCGAGCGACGCGCTCCGATCGGTCGCGGAGTCGCTCGACGCGCCCGTGGTGACCACGTATAAGGGGAAGGGGACGCTGCCGGAGGACCACCCGCTCTCCGCCGGCGTCCTCTGCGGCGGGTCGAGCGCGGCACTCCGCGACCTACTCGCCGACGGCGACGTCGGGCTCGTCGTCGGCTCCGACCTCGACGCGGTCGCGACCGCCTCGTGGTCGGTCCGGATGCCGGACCGGCTCGTCCACGTCACCCTCGACGGCAACGACGTCGGGTTCGGCTACGAGACCGACCTCGGGGTCGTCGCCGACGCGGACGCGTTCCTCCGGGCGCTCGGGGACCGCTTCGCCGGGGACGAGGGAGCCGATCCGTCGACACCGGCGGCTGAGGACGGCGCCGAGCGCGCCCGAGCGGTCAGGTCGGCCGACGAGGAGCGGTTCGCGGCGCTCGACGACGACCGCGCCCCCGACGGGCCGCTCCGCTCGGTCGAAGTCCTGCGGGAGGTCCGCGAAGCGCTCCCCGAGGAGACGGTCGTCACGGCGGACGCGGGCGGCTTCCGGCTCTGGACGCTCGTCTCCTTCCCGGCGGCGGGCCCCCGCTCGTACGTCAACCCCGGCTCGTGGGCGACGATGGGGACGGGCCTCCCGTCGGCGATCGGCGCGAAGCTCGCGAATCCCGACCGCGACGTCGTCGCGCTCACCGGTGACGGCGGGCTCATGATGTGCGTGCACGAACTGCACACGCTCGCCGCCGAAGACGTCGACGTGACGGTCGTCGCGCTCAACAACGACGACTACGCGATCATCAGCGAGGAGGCGTCGCGCTCGTACGGCTTCCCCGAGGGCGCCTACGGGTGGGAAGACGCCGGCCTCGATCTCGTGAGCGTCGCGTCCGGGATGGGCGTCCCCGCGGAGCGCGTGACCGACCGAGACGCGGTCGGGGACGCGGTCGACGCGGCCCGGCGACGCGACGGCCCCGCGCTCGTCGAGGTCGTCACGGACCCCGCGGAGCCGCAGGCGAGCGAGTGGATGACGCGGGACCTGTGA
- a CDS encoding Gfo/Idh/MocA family protein translates to MTHANDVAVGIVGLGGIGHHHATKLTERDANLVGGMDIDADARRRFHEEFGVHAYEDEAALYEECDAVLITTPNRFHEEYAVSALEAGLDVLLEKPLAHTVESAERIAAAARDAEGFCMVGFNNRFAEPVQVIKGYQDEGRFGETTHVEANYVRRRGVPGRGSWFTSGDVAGGGALIDIGVHAIDLALYFLDHPEVVEVSGETRTEFGNRDDYAFVHMWGDDNGADGFDVEDSASAFIRDADGNTVSLEVAWATNRPTNDEFVIRGTEAGATFDRGSDELAIHEARSFDGDQHHFSDAEVETREGDSHAAEQATFLEAVAAGEAPAINTVDEALSVQRVIDAIYRSSERGEAVRLD, encoded by the coding sequence ATGACTCACGCGAACGACGTCGCCGTCGGCATCGTCGGACTCGGCGGGATCGGACACCACCACGCGACGAAGCTGACCGAGCGCGACGCGAACCTCGTCGGCGGCATGGACATCGACGCCGACGCCCGGCGTCGGTTCCACGAGGAGTTCGGCGTCCACGCGTACGAGGACGAGGCGGCCCTCTACGAGGAGTGCGACGCGGTCCTGATCACGACGCCGAACCGGTTCCACGAGGAGTACGCGGTGTCGGCGCTGGAGGCCGGACTCGACGTGCTCTTAGAGAAGCCGCTCGCGCACACGGTCGAGAGCGCGGAGCGCATCGCGGCGGCCGCCCGCGACGCCGAGGGGTTCTGCATGGTCGGGTTCAACAACCGGTTCGCGGAGCCGGTGCAGGTGATCAAGGGGTATCAGGACGAGGGACGGTTCGGCGAGACGACCCACGTCGAGGCGAACTACGTCCGCCGCCGCGGGGTCCCCGGCCGCGGCTCGTGGTTCACGTCGGGCGACGTCGCCGGCGGCGGGGCGCTCATCGACATCGGCGTCCACGCCATCGACCTGGCGCTGTACTTCCTCGACCACCCGGAGGTCGTCGAGGTGTCGGGCGAGACGCGCACCGAGTTCGGGAACCGCGACGACTACGCGTTCGTCCACATGTGGGGCGACGACAACGGCGCCGACGGGTTCGACGTCGAGGACTCGGCGTCGGCGTTCATCCGCGACGCCGACGGCAACACGGTATCGCTGGAGGTCGCGTGGGCGACGAACCGACCGACGAACGACGAGTTCGTGATCCGGGGGACGGAGGCGGGCGCGACGTTCGACCGCGGCAGCGACGAGCTCGCGATCCACGAGGCGCGGAGCTTCGACGGCGACCAGCACCACTTCTCCGACGCCGAGGTCGAGACCCGTGAGGGCGACAGCCACGCCGCCGAGCAGGCGACGTTCCTCGAGGCGGTCGCCGCGGGCGAGGCGCCCGCGATCAACACGGTCGACGAGGCGCTCTCCGTCCAGCGCGTCATCGACGCGATCTACCGATCCTCGGAGCGCGGCGAGGCCGTCCGCCTGGACTGA
- a CDS encoding DUF418 domain-containing protein yields MTRDAGPTPPSERIVSLDALRGFALLGILVINVWVFAMPEASLLNPTVYADAAVYGDFTGANYWAWFAGHVFAQSKLITLFSALFGAGVLLFVESKEEKGQDAVRLHYRRTAVLIAIGLVHAYLLWYGDILVAYGFTGLFLITVRDMEAKRLAALGGLFLLFVPATELFAAVSIGGDAIAAQWAPSEAALRQEVATYRGGWLEQMDHRVQSSFERQTTGFIGSSFWRVGGVMLLGMALYRWGALTGERSARFYKRLVGGGVVGVAIVVAGVAYIEANDWSAGAALYWRQFNYWGSLLVAGGYLGLVMLYAKRRPEGPMTRTFAAVGRTAFTNYLLQTVLATSIFYGHGLGLFGSVTRVEQYGIVLAIWVVQVVLSVVWLKYYRFGPVEWVWRTLTYGERQPMRNPE; encoded by the coding sequence GTGACACGCGACGCCGGCCCGACCCCTCCCTCCGAACGCATCGTCAGCCTCGACGCGCTTAGAGGATTCGCCCTCCTCGGCATCCTCGTCATCAACGTCTGGGTGTTCGCGATGCCCGAGGCGTCGCTGCTGAACCCCACCGTCTACGCCGACGCCGCCGTCTACGGCGACTTCACCGGCGCGAACTACTGGGCGTGGTTCGCCGGCCACGTGTTCGCGCAGTCGAAGCTCATCACCCTGTTCTCGGCGCTGTTCGGCGCCGGAGTCCTGCTGTTCGTCGAGAGCAAAGAGGAGAAGGGCCAGGACGCGGTCCGGCTCCACTACCGGCGGACCGCGGTGCTCATCGCGATCGGACTCGTGCACGCGTACCTGCTGTGGTACGGCGACATCCTCGTCGCCTACGGCTTCACCGGCCTGTTCCTCATCACGGTCCGCGACATGGAGGCGAAACGGCTCGCGGCGCTCGGCGGGCTCTTCCTGCTGTTCGTTCCCGCCACGGAGCTGTTTGCCGCGGTCAGCATCGGCGGCGACGCGATCGCGGCGCAGTGGGCGCCGAGCGAAGCCGCGCTGCGCCAGGAGGTGGCGACCTACCGAGGCGGCTGGCTCGAACAGATGGACCACCGTGTTCAGTCCTCCTTCGAGCGACAGACGACCGGGTTCATCGGGTCCAGCTTCTGGCGCGTCGGCGGCGTGATGCTGCTCGGGATGGCGCTGTACCGCTGGGGCGCGCTGACCGGGGAGCGCTCGGCGAGATTTTATAAACGGCTCGTCGGCGGCGGGGTCGTCGGCGTCGCGATCGTCGTCGCCGGCGTCGCCTACATCGAGGCGAACGACTGGAGCGCGGGCGCGGCGCTGTACTGGCGACAGTTCAACTACTGGGGGAGCCTCCTCGTCGCCGGCGGCTACCTCGGGCTCGTCATGCTGTACGCGAAGCGGCGCCCCGAGGGTCCGATGACGAGGACCTTCGCCGCGGTCGGCCGGACCGCGTTCACGAACTACCTCCTCCAGACCGTGCTCGCGACCTCGATCTTCTACGGTCACGGACTCGGCCTGTTCGGCTCCGTGACCCGCGTCGAGCAGTACGGGATCGTCCTCGCGATCTGGGTCGTCCAGGTCGTGTTGTCCGTGGTGTGGCTCAAGTACTATCGGTTCGGCCCCGTCGAGTGGGTCTGGCGGACGCTGACGTACGGCGAACGACAGCCGATGCGAAACCCGGAGTGA